In Plodia interpunctella isolate USDA-ARS_2022_Savannah chromosome 9, ilPloInte3.2, whole genome shotgun sequence, a single genomic region encodes these proteins:
- the mRpS24 gene encoding small ribosomal subunit protein uS3m has protein sequence MSSSLIKLAQKSLFTQWSPILASQLHTSTPLCRVVSGKYRITKKRDRPLTYEMANPPHYIAHRKSWNSWNTSTMKDGLRKSETAVEDEFIRRFMGGTWHGLVCSEVIIKRQFNHIRVAAIIRRAVSPTKMYFLLGYTEEMLANWLQCPVTLELQTVDSFKDVIFKYI, from the exons ATGAGTTCTTCTCTTATTAAATTGGCTCAG AAATCTCTGTTTACACAATGGTCCCCAATTTTGGCATCTCAATTGCATACCTCTACACCGCTATGTCGAGTGGTTTCGGGAAAATATCGAATAACCAAGAAGCGCGACAGGCCTCTAACTTACGAAATGGCAAACCCACCACACTACATCGCTCATAGAAAATCGTGGAACTCCTGGAACACTT CTACCATGAAAGATGGCCTCCGCAAGTCCGAGACGGCAGTAGAAGACGAATTTATCAGACGATTCATGGGCGGAACTTGGCATGGCTTAGTCTGCAGTGAG GTGATTATAAAACGTCAGTTTAATCACATTAGGGTAGCAGCAATCATCAGACGAGCAGTGTCACCAACCAAAATGTACTTCCTGCTTGGCTACACTGAAGAAATGTTGGCTAACTGGTTACAATGTCCTGTCACCTTGGAGTTACAAACTGTTGatagttttaaagatgttATATTCAagtatatttag
- the twin gene encoding CCR4-NOT transcription complex subunit 6 isoform X2 translates to MCYNVLCDKYATRQMYGYCPSWALEWDYRKKGILDEIRHYSADIISLQEVETDQFYNFFLPELKSDGYDGIFSPKSRAKTMSESERKYVDGCAIFFRSAKFSLVKEHLIEFNQLAMANSEGSDNMLNRVMPKDNIGLAALIKTKEAAWENGIPTDSSMLGQPILVCTAHIHWDPEFCDVKLIQTMMLSNELRTILDDSARTLRLAGQRDNVQLLLCGDFNSLPDSGVVEFLSSGRVSSEHRDFKELGYAASLRRMPGSEHEFTHTFKLASAYSEDIMPYTNYTFDFKGIIDYIFYSKQSMTPLGLLGPLSQEWFREHKVVGCPHPHIPSDHFPLLVELEMCPSTSGNSNGLIGRR, encoded by the exons ATGTGCTACAATGTTTTGTGCGACAAGTACGCCACGAGACAGATGTACGGATACTGCCCAAGTTGGGCCTTGGAGTGGGACTACAGAAAGAAAGGCATTTTAGACGAGATCAGGCATTACTCTGCAGACATCATCAGTTTACAG gaAGTTGAAACGGATCAGTTCTACAATTTCTTCCTGCCGGAACTAAAGAGCGATGGTTACGATGGGATATTTTCGCCGAAATCAAGAGCTAAGACTATGTCCGAGTCGGAGAGGAAGTACGTTGATGGATGCGCCATCTTCTTTAGATCTGCCAA GTTTTCCTTAGTAAAAGAGCACCTAATAGAGTTCAACCAGCTGGCCATGGCCAACAGCGAGGGGTCTGACAACATGCTCAACCGCGTCATGCCTAAAGACAACATCGGTCTTGCAGCGCTCATCAAAACTAAGGAGGCAGCCTGGGAAAATG GTATACCAACGGACTCGTCAATGCTGGGCCAGCCAATCCTCGTGTGCACCGCACACATCCACTGGGACCCGGAGTTCTGCGACGTGAAGCTGATCCAGACGATGATGCTCAGCAACGAGCTGCGCACGATACTGGATGACTCGGCGAGGACGCTGCGGCTCGCCGGACAGAGGGACAACGTGCAGCTGTTGCTGTGTGGGGACTTCAACTCGCTGCCTGACAGCG GCGTGGTGGAGTTCCTCTCCTCCGGGCGAGTGTCGTCGGAGCACCGCGACTTCAAGGAGCTGGGGTACGCGGCGTCGCTGCGGCGCATGCCCGGCTCCGAGCACGAGTTCACGCACACCTTCAAGCTGGCCTCCGCCTACAGCGAGGACATCATGCCTTACACCAACTATAC GTTCGACTTTAAGGGTATAATCGACTACATATTCTACAGCAAACAGTCGATGACCCCGCTGGGGCTGCTGGGGCCGCTGTCGCAGGAATGGTTCCGGGAGCACAAGGTAGTCGGCTGTCCGCATCCTCACATACCTTCAG ATCACTTCCCGCTGCTGGTGGAGCTGGAGATGTGCCCGAGCACGAGCGGCAACTCCAACGGTCTGATCGGCCGCAGGTAG